In the Streptomyces formicae genome, one interval contains:
- a CDS encoding serine/threonine-protein kinase, translated as MGSLGDHAGEGAGGGNARVIAGRYRLEARLGRGGMGVVWRATDLLLGRQVAVKELDRDETLSDTDAEQRERTLREARAVAQLRHPHIVVVHDVVVQDEQPYIVMELIEGGSLAGRLARGGPLDAHAVARMGIDLLGALRAAHDAGVLHRDLKPANVLLEQDTGRVVLTDFGIAQVTGATTLTEVGSFVGSPEYTAPERMAGERTGPESDLWSLGALLATALAGESPFRRDSIGGVLHAVVYDEIRPPAAVAPLLPVVLGLLDRDPVRRLDTDEAERLLVAYVETGRMPASPREGPGPGRNVLPGRGGYSPTQRDLPAGARPPVAGHSAGRRGHGRAVLIAAALVAAVAGAGVATAALLMGRDDGGGTTPPNSATVTGHPAPTVTVTTPTARPSTPEAPDDYHVVKDPKGFTLAVPDRFRREVDGPRVFYVSPGGTYRIGVKESATEPGGPLAVQRRSAAKGPRNNPGYRDGQVTEATHNGRPAALWEFTWDGFTAAEGARHTYDLCWEEGGRMYDVWVSAPVGDAEEARRYFDTAVDTFVRR; from the coding sequence ATGGGGAGCCTGGGAGACCACGCGGGCGAGGGCGCCGGTGGCGGCAACGCCCGTGTGATCGCGGGGCGTTACCGGCTCGAGGCGCGGCTCGGCCGGGGCGGCATGGGGGTCGTGTGGCGCGCCACCGATCTGCTCCTGGGGCGCCAGGTCGCCGTCAAGGAGCTGGACCGCGACGAGACGCTCTCCGACACCGACGCGGAGCAGCGCGAGCGGACCCTGCGCGAGGCGCGGGCGGTCGCCCAGCTGCGGCATCCGCACATCGTGGTCGTCCACGACGTCGTCGTACAGGACGAACAGCCCTACATCGTCATGGAGTTGATCGAGGGCGGCTCGCTGGCGGGCCGGCTCGCGCGGGGCGGGCCGCTGGACGCGCACGCCGTCGCCCGGATGGGCATCGACCTGCTCGGCGCCCTGCGCGCCGCGCACGACGCGGGCGTCCTGCACCGCGACCTCAAGCCCGCCAACGTCCTGCTCGAACAGGACACCGGGCGCGTGGTCCTCACCGACTTCGGGATCGCGCAGGTCACCGGGGCGACGACGCTCACCGAGGTCGGATCGTTCGTGGGCTCGCCCGAGTACACCGCGCCCGAGCGGATGGCGGGGGAGCGGACGGGGCCCGAGTCCGACCTGTGGTCGCTCGGCGCGCTCCTGGCCACCGCGCTCGCCGGTGAGTCGCCGTTCCGCCGCGACTCGATCGGCGGCGTCCTGCACGCCGTCGTCTACGACGAGATCCGCCCGCCGGCCGCCGTCGCGCCCCTGCTGCCCGTCGTGCTCGGCCTGCTCGACCGCGATCCGGTGCGGCGGCTCGACACGGACGAGGCGGAGCGGCTGCTCGTGGCGTACGTCGAGACGGGGCGGATGCCCGCGTCGCCGCGGGAGGGCCCGGGGCCCGGCAGGAACGTTCTGCCGGGGCGCGGCGGTTACTCACCCACGCAGCGCGACCTGCCCGCGGGGGCGCGGCCGCCCGTCGCGGGGCACTCGGCGGGCCGACGGGGGCACGGGCGGGCCGTGCTGATCGCGGCCGCGCTGGTGGCGGCCGTCGCGGGGGCCGGGGTCGCCACCGCCGCGCTCCTGATGGGCCGGGACGACGGCGGGGGCACGACGCCGCCCAACTCGGCGACGGTGACCGGCCACCCGGCGCCCACCGTCACCGTGACCACCCCCACCGCGCGCCCCTCGACGCCCGAGGCGCCCGACGACTACCACGTCGTCAAGGACCCCAAGGGCTTCACGCTCGCCGTCCCCGACCGCTTCCGGCGCGAGGTGGACGGGCCCCGCGTCTTCTACGTCTCGCCGGGCGGCACCTACCGCATCGGCGTCAAGGAGTCGGCCACCGAGCCCGGCGGCCCGCTCGCCGTGCAGCGCCGCTCGGCCGCGAAGGGCCCGCGGAACAACCCCGGTTACCGCGATGGACAGGTCACGGAGGCCACGCACAACGGCAGGCCCGCCGCCCTGTGGGAGTTCACCTGGGACGGCTTCACGGCGGCGGAGGGCGCCCGCCACACGTACGACCTGTGCTGGGAGGAGGGCGGCCGGATGTACGACGTGTGGGTCTCGGCGCCGGTCGGGGACGCGGAGGAGGCGCGGCGCTACTTCGACACGGCGGTCGACACGTTCGTACGCCGGTGA
- a CDS encoding serine/threonine-protein kinase, whose protein sequence is MSNNGGAPHGPNDPTSFGLRPPQQSGVPGQAGQPGQAGQHGGVVPGNPYAQSAQSAQAPAVTQVSSPYGESSYAQPARAVPDQQVGAAEPGAGRLVAGRYRLLSKLGHGGMGTVWRAKDETVDREVAVKEPRLPDHLPERERANAFERMRREARAAARLDHPSVVNVHDVAVEDGQPWIVMELVRGRSLGAVLQEGTLGAREAARVGRDVLNALDAAHQAGILHRDVKPDNVMLGNHDRVVLTDFGIAQIEGETNLTDTGGFVGSPEFIAPERVLGQRPGPASDLWSLGVVLYAATEGVSPFRRSNTPATLQSVLNATPAPPASDSGPLAEAINRLLAKDPAQRPNAAQVRALLEEAADPPQAAPTQFVPTGDAGSGRKGLVLGRKTLIGIGAVVVAAAVAAYLVVADPFAGSLPDAWKKQEAKGLGATVAVPDGYQVSRPEADDDKHWVQYTDWSGEIWVNLTLLKKSEDASGEIAGTAAAEMYDDDAEFKASGKYDLGMAPEPAPRTDPAETDYQGKKAAENTVVYSTTDSQNPRPRELKGFYYKTTAGDMYKLVISYPGKGDFTDRGREVAKTAIENLEIDKV, encoded by the coding sequence ATGAGTAACAACGGGGGAGCACCGCACGGCCCGAACGATCCCACCAGCTTCGGGCTGCGTCCGCCGCAGCAGTCGGGCGTACCGGGGCAGGCGGGGCAGCCCGGTCAGGCGGGGCAGCACGGTGGGGTCGTCCCCGGCAACCCGTACGCGCAGTCCGCGCAGTCCGCGCAGGCACCCGCCGTCACACAGGTCTCCTCCCCGTACGGCGAATCCTCGTACGCCCAGCCCGCCCGGGCCGTGCCCGACCAGCAGGTCGGCGCGGCGGAGCCGGGTGCGGGGCGGCTCGTCGCGGGGCGCTACCGGCTGCTCTCCAAGCTCGGCCACGGCGGCATGGGCACGGTGTGGCGCGCCAAAGACGAGACGGTGGACCGCGAGGTCGCCGTGAAGGAGCCGCGTCTCCCCGACCACCTGCCCGAGCGCGAGCGCGCCAACGCCTTCGAGCGGATGCGCCGCGAGGCGCGCGCCGCGGCCAGGCTCGACCACCCGTCCGTGGTCAACGTCCATGACGTGGCCGTCGAGGACGGGCAGCCCTGGATCGTCATGGAGCTGGTGCGGGGCCGTTCGCTCGGCGCCGTGCTCCAGGAGGGCACGCTCGGCGCCCGCGAGGCCGCCCGCGTCGGACGCGACGTCCTGAACGCCCTGGACGCCGCGCACCAGGCGGGCATCCTGCACCGCGACGTGAAGCCGGACAACGTGATGCTCGGCAACCACGACCGCGTGGTCCTCACCGACTTCGGCATCGCCCAGATCGAGGGCGAGACCAATCTGACGGACACCGGCGGCTTCGTCGGCTCGCCCGAATTCATCGCGCCGGAACGGGTGTTGGGGCAGCGCCCGGGACCGGCCTCCGACCTCTGGTCGCTGGGCGTCGTCCTGTACGCGGCCACGGAGGGCGTCTCGCCCTTCCGCCGCAGCAACACCCCCGCGACGCTCCAGTCGGTCCTGAACGCGACGCCCGCGCCGCCCGCCTCGGACTCCGGGCCGCTGGCCGAGGCGATCAACCGCCTGCTGGCCAAGGACCCCGCGCAGCGGCCGAACGCCGCGCAGGTCCGCGCCCTCCTGGAGGAGGCGGCCGATCCTCCGCAGGCCGCTCCGACGCAGTTCGTCCCGACCGGCGACGCCGGGAGCGGCCGCAAGGGTCTCGTCCTCGGCCGCAAGACGCTGATCGGCATCGGCGCGGTGGTCGTCGCGGCGGCCGTGGCGGCGTACCTGGTCGTCGCGGACCCGTTCGCGGGGTCGCTGCCCGACGCATGGAAGAAGCAGGAGGCGAAGGGGCTCGGCGCGACCGTCGCGGTGCCCGACGGCTACCAGGTCTCCAGGCCCGAGGCCGACGACGACAAGCACTGGGTCCAGTACACCGACTGGAGCGGCGAGATCTGGGTCAACCTGACCCTGCTCAAGAAGTCCGAGGACGCCAGCGGCGAGATCGCGGGGACGGCGGCCGCCGAGATGTACGACGACGACGCCGAGTTCAAGGCGTCCGGCAAGTACGACCTGGGCATGGCCCCCGAACCCGCGCCGAGGACCGACCCCGCGGAGACCGACTACCAGGGCAAGAAGGCCGCGGAGAACACCGTCGTGTACTCCACCACGGACAGCCAGAACCCGCGCCCGCGCGAGCTCAAGGGCTTCTACTACAAGACCACGGCCGGTGACATGTACAAGCTGGTCATCAGCTACCCGGGCAAGGGCGACTTCACCGACCGGGGCCGTGAGGTCGCGAAGACCGCCATCGAGAATCTGGAGATCGACAAGGTCTGA
- a CDS encoding serine/threonine-protein kinase: MSADGGMRDGRGREGTGADGRLIGGRYRLAERIGSGGMGTVWRAVDELVGRDVAVKQPRLPGDPHDAMVRRIYARLHREARAAASVDHPAAVTIHDVVLEDGLPWIVMELIRGESLHEVLQREALPPEESARIGLAVVGALAAAHAQGIVHRDVKPANVLIGTHGRVVLTDFGIAHIKGEESLTVSGEFVGSLEFIAPERMSGRGAGPESDLWSLGVLLYAAVEGWSPFRRTTMESTLAAVLSAQAPPPERAGELGPLIERLLTKDPDLRPGAAEVAAALEAVAEGRSLPDPVEQVPAQDPSGMRELSDDVGTLRMSRRQGRRPGDDSEPGVPDPAPAPAPAPASAPAPAPASKPRRTSALLAAALAGALLVGGGVWLGVSVGGGDTSYDEGVEGAPPGSVDAPHDIPDDPSGAEKPPAKKPTAWKTRPEDKLDAEISVPTTYKVFAREDSDADHARLAARLVVYSPSEGSLLQVRLTKEDAASTPAMTWAKQEASVWRDNDTGARTNYTKTSFHGYDAAIADTTYDDGTATRCMQLMIITADQEFYELRVDMPKGTREEREGTALFKGVRERLKIGKDMTGSAEGS; the protein is encoded by the coding sequence ATGAGCGCCGACGGGGGAATGCGGGACGGTCGGGGCCGGGAGGGCACCGGCGCCGACGGCCGTCTGATCGGCGGCCGTTACCGCCTCGCGGAGCGCATCGGCTCCGGGGGCATGGGCACGGTGTGGCGTGCCGTCGACGAGCTGGTCGGCAGGGACGTCGCGGTCAAGCAGCCGCGGCTGCCCGGGGATCCGCACGACGCGATGGTGCGGCGGATCTACGCCAGGCTGCACCGGGAGGCCCGCGCTGCCGCGAGCGTGGACCATCCGGCCGCGGTCACCATCCACGACGTGGTCCTGGAGGACGGGCTGCCGTGGATCGTCATGGAGCTGATCCGCGGCGAGTCCCTGCACGAGGTGCTCCAGCGGGAGGCCCTGCCGCCCGAGGAGTCGGCCCGCATCGGGCTCGCGGTCGTCGGCGCGCTGGCCGCGGCGCACGCGCAGGGCATCGTGCACCGCGACGTGAAGCCCGCCAACGTCCTCATCGGCACGCACGGCCGCGTCGTCCTCACCGACTTCGGCATCGCGCACATCAAGGGCGAGGAGTCGCTCACGGTGAGCGGCGAGTTCGTCGGCTCCCTCGAATTCATCGCGCCCGAACGGATGTCGGGGCGCGGCGCGGGCCCCGAGTCCGACCTGTGGTCCCTCGGTGTGCTCCTCTACGCGGCCGTCGAGGGCTGGTCCCCCTTCCGCCGTACGACGATGGAGTCCACGCTCGCCGCGGTCCTCTCCGCGCAGGCGCCGCCGCCGGAGCGGGCCGGGGAACTGGGTCCGCTGATCGAGCGGTTGCTGACCAAGGACCCGGACCTCAGGCCCGGCGCGGCCGAGGTCGCGGCGGCGCTGGAGGCGGTGGCGGAGGGACGCTCGCTGCCGGATCCGGTCGAGCAGGTGCCCGCGCAGGACCCGTCGGGGATGCGGGAGTTGTCGGACGACGTGGGGACGCTGCGGATGTCGCGGCGGCAGGGGCGGCGGCCGGGGGACGACTCCGAGCCCGGCGTCCCGGACCCCGCTCCCGCTCCTGCGCCTGCTCCCGCGTCCGCTCCTGCGCCTGCTCCCGCGTCCAAGCCCCGCCGCACCTCCGCCCTGCTGGCCGCCGCGCTCGCCGGGGCGCTCCTGGTGGGCGGCGGTGTGTGGCTCGGTGTGTCCGTGGGCGGTGGTGACACCTCGTACGACGAGGGGGTGGAGGGAGCGCCGCCGGGAAGCGTCGACGCGCCCCACGACATCCCTGACGACCCCTCGGGCGCCGAGAAGCCCCCCGCCAAGAAGCCCACGGCGTGGAAGACCCGCCCCGAGGACAAGCTCGACGCGGAGATCTCCGTACCCACCACGTACAAGGTCTTCGCGCGCGAGGACAGCGACGCCGACCACGCGCGGCTCGCGGCCCGCCTGGTGGTCTACAGCCCCTCCGAGGGGAGCCTGCTGCAAGTGCGGCTGACCAAGGAGGACGCGGCGTCGACACCCGCCATGACCTGGGCGAAGCAGGAGGCGTCGGTCTGGCGCGACAACGACACGGGCGCCCGCACGAACTACACCAAGACCTCCTTCCACGGCTACGACGCGGCGATCGCCGACACGACGTACGACGACGGCACCGCGACCCGCTGCATGCAGCTCATGATCATCACGGCCGACCAGGAGTTCTACGAGCTGCGCGTGGACATGCCCAAGGGGACGCGGGAGGAGCGCGAGGGCACCGCGCTCTTCAAGGGAGTGCGCGAACGCCTCAAGATCGGAAAGGACATGACCGGCTCCGCGGAGGGCTCCTGA
- a CDS encoding succinic semialdehyde dehydrogenase, protein MTDSQATAAPLGTNPTAPAPEGARTAADVVTPELIAQLTRDVIGSGRTANHTPLTGEKLADLPESTPEDVATAFERARTAQIAWARTPVRQRAAVLLRFHDLVLQRQAEVLDLIQLETGKARLHAHEEIQAVAVAARHYGRKAPSYLSPKRHTGVVPTLTKVTENRQPRGVVGQIAPWNYPFELSIGDALPALVAGNALVMKPDTETCLTALWARDLIIEAGLPSEVFQVVLGEGPVVGPELVKHADYVSFTGSTRTGREVAQGAAARLVGVSLELGGKNAMLVLHDADVDKAAAGAVRACFSSAGQLCISIERLYVHESIADRFVERFAERTKAMRLGTSLTYGADMGSLVGERQLETVTRHVDEAVAKGATLVAGGVARPDIGPYFFEPTILDGVEAPMSVCNEETFGPVVSIYRFTDENEAVELANATSYGLNSSVWTKDGRRGRQVAARLRTGTVNVNEGYAPAYGSVQSPMGGMKESGLGRRHGSEGILKYTEAQTVATQRIMPLAPSFGLDDEKYAAFMSTSLKVMKAFRLR, encoded by the coding sequence ATGACGGACTCGCAGGCCACCGCAGCGCCCCTCGGAACGAACCCGACAGCCCCGGCTCCCGAAGGCGCGCGCACCGCCGCCGACGTGGTCACGCCCGAGCTGATCGCCCAGCTCACGCGTGACGTCATAGGTTCGGGGCGCACGGCCAACCACACGCCGCTCACCGGCGAGAAGCTGGCCGACCTGCCCGAGTCCACCCCCGAGGACGTGGCCACCGCCTTCGAGCGGGCCCGTACGGCCCAGATCGCCTGGGCGCGGACCCCCGTCAGGCAGCGCGCCGCCGTCCTGCTCCGCTTCCACGACCTGGTGCTCCAGCGCCAGGCCGAGGTGCTCGACCTGATCCAGCTGGAGACCGGCAAGGCCCGGCTGCACGCGCACGAGGAGATCCAGGCCGTCGCGGTCGCCGCCCGGCACTACGGCCGCAAGGCCCCCTCGTACCTGAGCCCCAAGCGGCACACCGGCGTCGTCCCGACCCTCACCAAGGTCACCGAGAACCGCCAGCCGCGCGGCGTCGTCGGACAGATCGCCCCCTGGAACTACCCCTTCGAGCTGTCCATCGGCGACGCGCTGCCCGCCCTCGTCGCGGGCAACGCGCTCGTGATGAAGCCCGACACCGAGACCTGCCTGACCGCCCTGTGGGCCCGCGACCTGATCATCGAGGCCGGACTGCCCTCCGAGGTCTTCCAGGTCGTCCTCGGCGAGGGCCCGGTCGTGGGCCCCGAGCTCGTCAAGCACGCCGACTACGTCTCCTTCACCGGCTCCACCCGCACCGGACGCGAGGTCGCCCAGGGCGCCGCGGCCCGCCTGGTCGGCGTCTCACTCGAACTCGGCGGCAAGAACGCCATGTTGGTCCTGCACGACGCCGATGTCGACAAGGCCGCGGCGGGCGCGGTGCGGGCCTGCTTCTCGTCCGCGGGCCAGCTGTGCATCTCCATCGAACGCCTCTACGTCCACGAGTCGATCGCCGACCGGTTCGTCGAGCGCTTCGCCGAGCGCACGAAGGCCATGCGGCTGGGCACGTCCCTCACGTACGGCGCCGACATGGGCTCCCTCGTCGGCGAGCGGCAGCTGGAGACCGTCACCCGGCACGTCGACGAGGCCGTCGCCAAGGGCGCCACGCTCGTCGCGGGCGGCGTCGCCCGCCCCGACATCGGCCCCTACTTCTTCGAGCCGACCATCCTGGACGGCGTCGAGGCCCCGATGTCCGTCTGCAACGAGGAGACCTTCGGCCCGGTCGTCTCCATCTACCGCTTCACGGACGAGAACGAGGCGGTCGAGCTCGCCAACGCCACGTCGTACGGCCTGAATTCCTCGGTCTGGACGAAGGACGGCAGGCGCGGCCGCCAGGTCGCCGCCCGGCTCCGCACCGGCACCGTCAACGTCAACGAGGGCTACGCGCCCGCGTACGGCAGCGTGCAGTCCCCGATGGGCGGCATGAAGGAATCGGGCCTCGGCCGCAGGCACGGCTCCGAGGGCATCCTCAAGTACACCGAGGCGCAGACCGTCGCCACCCAGCGGATCATGCCGCTCGCACCCTCCTTCGGCCTGGACGACGAGAAGTACGCGGCGTTCATGAGCACGAGCTTGAAGGTCATGAAGGCGTTCCGCTTGCGCTAG
- a CDS encoding serine/threonine-protein kinase: MQGLLLAGRYRLGESIGRGGMGRVWRAQDEVLHRAVAVKELTAAQFVQEADRAVLFARTQTEARAAARINHPAVVTVHDVVQYDDRPWIVMELVVGRSLADAVKDDGRVDPVEAARIGLWTLKALRAAHAAGVLHRDVKPGNVLLADDRRILLTDFGIAAIEGDSTITRTGEVVGSVDYLAPERVSGANPGPASDLWALGATLYTAVQGTSPFRRTSPLGTMQAVVTEEPEPPEHAGALAPIISALLSKDPAARPSAEDAEAMLAEAAEGRRPQQAQAYVPTQVHPSGGTYGQGQGQGQAQAQNAYGQGQTPTAYGQGHTSTAHPQQHQGHGHTTVGGAPATGSARERRRWPARIALVVVAALLGGAGVFGYLHYADQGSDKATGNNDPGTAVGGIPKSWKRVNDPEGFSLRLPKNWKREVNGNQIDYTPDGGRRFLRIGVDKKPTFDSPYTHQVALEKGLEGKLPEYKRLDLNSNTFRERPGALWQFSWTAGANDTTAGPRRAISQNYVSRDGVEYAIYMSAPAQGWDTTREQFDAMLQGWQERKVN; encoded by the coding sequence ATGCAGGGCCTGCTCCTCGCGGGCCGCTACCGACTCGGTGAGTCCATCGGCCGCGGTGGCATGGGACGGGTGTGGCGCGCGCAGGACGAGGTGCTGCACCGTGCCGTCGCCGTCAAGGAACTGACGGCCGCGCAGTTCGTGCAGGAGGCCGACCGCGCGGTCCTCTTCGCGCGCACCCAGACGGAGGCGCGGGCCGCCGCCCGGATCAACCACCCCGCGGTCGTCACCGTCCACGACGTGGTGCAGTACGACGACCGGCCCTGGATCGTGATGGAGCTGGTCGTGGGCCGCTCGCTGGCGGACGCGGTCAAGGACGACGGCCGCGTCGACCCCGTCGAGGCCGCCCGCATCGGCCTGTGGACCCTGAAGGCCCTGCGCGCCGCGCACGCCGCGGGAGTCCTGCACCGCGACGTCAAGCCCGGCAACGTCCTGCTCGCCGACGACCGGCGCATCCTGCTCACCGACTTCGGGATCGCCGCGATCGAGGGAGACTCGACGATCACGCGGACCGGCGAGGTCGTGGGCTCCGTCGACTACCTGGCGCCCGAGCGGGTCAGCGGCGCCAACCCGGGCCCCGCGTCCGACCTGTGGGCGCTCGGCGCCACCCTGTACACGGCGGTCCAGGGCACCTCCCCGTTCCGGCGCACCTCGCCGCTCGGCACCATGCAGGCCGTGGTCACCGAGGAGCCGGAGCCGCCCGAGCACGCGGGAGCGCTCGCGCCGATCATCAGCGCGCTCCTGAGCAAGGACCCGGCGGCCAGGCCGAGCGCGGAGGACGCCGAGGCGATGCTGGCCGAGGCCGCGGAGGGGCGCAGGCCCCAGCAGGCGCAGGCGTACGTGCCGACGCAGGTGCATCCGTCCGGCGGGACGTACGGGCAGGGGCAGGGGCAGGGGCAGGCACAGGCGCAGAACGCGTACGGGCAGGGGCAGACGCCCACCGCGTACGGGCAGGGGCACACCTCGACCGCGCATCCGCAGCAGCACCAGGGCCACGGGCACACCACCGTCGGCGGCGCGCCCGCCACCGGTTCCGCGCGTGAGCGCCGCCGCTGGCCCGCGCGCATCGCCCTCGTCGTGGTGGCCGCGCTGCTCGGCGGCGCCGGTGTCTTCGGCTATCTGCACTACGCGGACCAGGGTTCGGACAAGGCGACGGGGAACAACGACCCGGGTACGGCGGTGGGCGGCATCCCCAAGAGCTGGAAGCGGGTGAACGACCCGGAGGGCTTCAGCCTGCGGCTGCCCAAGAACTGGAAGCGCGAGGTCAACGGCAACCAGATCGACTACACGCCCGACGGCGGCCGCCGTTTCCTGCGCATCGGCGTCGACAAGAAGCCGACGTTCGACAGCCCCTACACGCACCAGGTGGCCCTGGAGAAGGGGCTGGAGGGCAAGCTCCCCGAGTACAAGCGGCTCGATCTGAACTCCAACACCTTCCGCGAACGTCCCGGCGCGCTGTGGCAGTTCAGCTGGACGGCGGGCGCCAACGACACGACCGCGGGGCCGCGCAGGGCCATCTCGCAGAACTACGTCAGCCGGGACGGCGTCGAGTACGCGATCTACATGTCGGCGCCCGCCCAGGGCTGGGACACCACCCGGGAGCAGTTCGACGCGATGCTGCAAGGGTGGCAGGAGCGCAAGGTGAACTGA
- a CDS encoding GMC family oxidoreductase, which translates to MPQESSAQIQVGDDDTYDYDVVVVGSGFGGAVSALRLTEKGYRVGVLEAGRRFTRATLPKNSWDLKNYLWAPALGLYGIQRIHLLGNVMVLAGAGVGGGSLNYANTLYVPPAPFFKDPQWKDITDWQDELSPYYEQAKRMLGVRLNPTTTPSDVHLKAAAQEMGVGDSFHMAPVGVFFGDKDDADGQSTARPGKEVPDPYFGGAGPSRRACTECGECMTGCRHGAKNTLNENYLYLAEKAGAVVHPMTSVVAVTEDSRGGFAVRTLPTDDKRKGKGRTFKARKVVVAAGTYGTQTLLHRMKDSGLLPRLSERLGTLTRTNSEALVGAQTTDRRYRKRHGAEKVDFTKGVAITSSIHPNDSTHIEPVRYGKKSNAMGGMTLLQVPYSVKGGKDRVTGWLGNMARHPLLAVRSLSNRRWSERTIIGLVMQSLDNSLTTYRKEKGLGKGLLTARQGHGAPNPNQIPEATRAATILSQEINGFAGSNIGELMGTPLTAHFLGGCPIGDSADTGVIDPYHRLYGHPGISVVDGAAVSANLGVNPSLTITAQAERAMSFWPNKGADDPRPAQGAAYVRLAAVEPKSPAVPADAFGALRLPFLGMPTVPSKKP; encoded by the coding sequence ATGCCACAGGAGAGCTCTGCCCAGATCCAGGTGGGCGACGACGACACCTACGACTACGACGTAGTCGTCGTAGGCAGCGGCTTCGGCGGCGCCGTCTCCGCCCTGCGCCTCACCGAGAAGGGCTACCGCGTAGGCGTGCTCGAAGCCGGTCGCCGCTTCACGCGCGCGACCCTGCCCAAGAACTCCTGGGACCTGAAGAACTACCTCTGGGCCCCCGCCCTCGGCCTCTACGGCATCCAGCGCATCCACCTGCTCGGCAACGTGATGGTCCTCGCGGGCGCGGGCGTCGGCGGTGGCTCGCTGAACTACGCCAACACCCTGTACGTGCCACCGGCGCCGTTCTTCAAAGACCCGCAGTGGAAGGACATCACGGACTGGCAGGACGAGCTGAGCCCGTACTACGAGCAGGCCAAGCGCATGCTCGGCGTACGACTCAACCCCACGACGACGCCCTCGGACGTCCATCTGAAGGCCGCCGCCCAGGAGATGGGGGTCGGCGACAGCTTCCACATGGCGCCCGTCGGCGTCTTCTTCGGCGACAAGGACGACGCGGACGGACAGTCAACGGCCAGGCCCGGCAAGGAAGTTCCTGACCCCTACTTCGGCGGGGCCGGACCCTCCCGCAGGGCCTGCACCGAATGCGGCGAGTGCATGACCGGCTGCCGCCACGGCGCGAAGAACACCCTCAACGAGAACTACCTCTACCTCGCCGAGAAGGCGGGCGCCGTCGTCCACCCGATGACCTCGGTCGTCGCCGTCACCGAGGACTCGCGGGGCGGGTTCGCGGTGCGCACCCTGCCCACCGACGACAAGCGCAAGGGCAAGGGGCGTACGTTCAAGGCCCGCAAGGTCGTCGTCGCCGCGGGGACGTACGGCACGCAGACCCTGCTGCACCGCATGAAGGACTCCGGGCTGCTGCCCCGCCTCTCCGAGCGGCTCGGCACCCTGACCCGCACCAACTCCGAGGCCCTGGTGGGCGCCCAGACCACCGACCGCCGCTACCGCAAGCGGCACGGCGCCGAGAAGGTCGACTTCACCAAGGGCGTCGCGATCACCTCGTCGATCCACCCGAACGACAGCACGCACATCGAGCCCGTCCGCTACGGCAAGAAGTCCAACGCGATGGGCGGCATGACGCTGCTCCAGGTCCCGTACAGCGTCAAGGGCGGCAAGGACCGGGTCACCGGATGGCTCGGCAACATGGCGCGCCACCCGCTGCTCGCGGTGCGCTCCCTGTCCAACCGGCGCTGGTCGGAGCGGACCATCATCGGCCTGGTGATGCAGTCGCTCGACAACTCCCTGACGACGTACCGCAAGGAGAAGGGGCTCGGCAAGGGCCTGCTCACCGCCCGGCAGGGCCACGGGGCGCCGAACCCGAACCAGATCCCCGAGGCGACCCGCGCCGCGACGATCCTCTCCCAGGAGATCAACGGCTTCGCAGGATCGAACATCGGCGAGCTCATGGGCACCCCGCTGACCGCGCACTTCCTCGGCGGCTGCCCGATCGGCGACTCGGCGGACACCGGCGTCATCGACCCCTACCACCGGCTCTACGGCCACCCCGGCATCTCGGTCGTCGACGGCGCCGCGGTCTCGGCGAACCTGGGCGTGAACCCGTCCCTGACGATCACCGCGCAGGCCGAGCGCGCCATGTCGTTCTGGCCCAACAAGGGCGCCGATGACCCGCGTCCCGCGCAGGGCGCGGCGTACGTACGCCTCGCGGCGGTCGAGCCGAAGAGCCCGGCGGTCCCCGCGGACGCGTTCGGCGCGCTGCGGCTGCCGTTCCTGGGGATGCCGACGGTGCCGTCCAAGAAGCCGTAA